In Pseudomonas grandcourensis, the DNA window GGCACCGGGATTTTTCTGTACTGCCTCAACCGCCTTTTTCGCAACGTCAGCCAGAGTTTTAGCAGCATTGCTGCCGATCAATCCTGCTGTCACTTCCAGGGCCACCTGATCCATCGTCAGGCCAACGCGCTTGATTGTGACTTCCTGGATGTTCCTGTTTTGAGTCACCCAGCCTAGTTTGCTCAGGCCGTCAACATAGTAGCGATACCATTCAAAGAGTTGCGCGTCTCCGGGGAAGAGTTTGGTAGCGGCGTTCTGCATGACCAGTTTGCACAAGTTGACGTCGTCGATGGTGTCCTGCGAAACACCGGGCAGAAACGCATCGATGGTGCCAGGCATTACACTGGCGGTGGGTTTGTTGACGTCATGTTCGGGTTGGTCAGAGAACGTACTAATGACAGGTGTCGAGCGTTGCGTGATGATAGGGAATGTTGGCAGGGAATCAATAAATTCGAGTCGTTGTTCAAGTAGCATGAAAGTAATCCTTTACTTGTTGGTGTGAACAGCCGGCTGGCTGTGGCTGTTAGAATAAGTATGTGGATTTTAAAGTCTAGTTGTGGATTGTAACTTCAGGTTTTAGTTGTGTTTGGTGTTTGGTGTTTGGTGTTGTTTTAATGCATGTGGTGAACTTAAGTTGTTGTTCAACTTGAAAGCACTTGAGCGGTTGTCGAACCTTGATCAGCGCACCGCATGCCCGGACAACAACGCTTCTTCACGCAACCACGCAAAAAAAGCCCGAACCGGTGGATGTCGCTCACGCCCCGGTACGCACAATGCGCTGTAGCCGGCGCCATCGACCTGGACTTCCCCCCGGTATGGCAACAACAGACCACTGGCCACGCTTTCCGACACCAGAATATTGCTCGCCAGCACCAGGCCTTGCCCGGCAATTGCCGCTTGCAGGGCGTAATGCTCTTCGTCGTATTCGCGCACGGCGGGCCGGCCGCTCAGCCAGGTTTCGCCGGAGCGAGCGCACCAGGCCTCCCAGCCGTGGGCATAGAGTTTGGAGTTATGCCAGCGCACGCTGATCAGCGTTGGGGTGCGGTTCGACGCCAAGGCCACTTGTTCGGGCGAACCGTAGACGCCGAAAGACTCATCGAACAGGCACTGACCGTACAGGTTGGGGTAGTCGTCGAGGCTGTAGCGCAGCACCAGATCGACACTGGCGTCCTGGTGCAGGTCGATGACTTCGCAGTGGGTATCGAGGCGCACGTTGATGTTCGGGTGACGGGCGTAGAAGCGTCCCAGCCGTGGCACCAGCCACAGGGCGGCGAAGGCGGCGGTGGTGGAAACTGTCAGGTTGGCGCCGCTGCGTTGTGGGCGCAGGGTATCGACACTTTGCGCCACTTCGAGGAAAGCCCCGTGCAGGCTCTGGAACAGCCGTTCACCGCACTCGGTCAGTCGCACCTGGCGTGGCAGGCGCTCGAACAACGGCACGCCGAGCCAGCTCTCGAGGGAGCGGATCTGATGGGACACCGCCGTCGGAGTGACGGACAGTTCCTCGGCGGCGGCCTTGAAGCTCAACAGGCGTGAGGCGGATTCAAAGGCCCGCAGGGCGGTCAACGGCAACGAGGCAAACATTGAACACTCCATGGATGAAATGGATTCATCCAGACTGATTTCTGCTCATTTGAACGAGGACGGTGGTGAGCTTCAAGCTACAAGCCACAAGCCGTTTGAGTTTAGCCCCGAGGAGAGACAGATGAGTAGAATTCTTGCTGTTCACGCCAGCCCCCGTGGTGACCGTTCGCACTCCCGGCGTTTGGCCGAAGTGTTTCTGTCGGCCTGGCAGGCCCGTCATCCACACTCACAGTTGACCCGACGCGAAGTCGGGCGAGCGCTGATTCCGCCGGTCAACGAGGCATTCGTGGCCGCCGCTTTTTACCCCGAGCCTTCCGCCCGGCCGCTGTCGATGCAGGCCGATCTGGCGTTCAGCGACGAACTGGTTGGCGAACTGCTTGGCCACGATGTATTGCTGATATCCACGCCGATGCACAACTTCAGCGTACCCAGCGGCCTCAAGGCCTGGATCGATCAGATCGTGCGTGTCGGGGTGACCTTCGATCACAGCCTGGACAATGGCGTGGCCCAATACGAGCCATTGGTGCAGGGTAAAAAGGCCCTGATCATCACCAGTCGTGGCGGCTTCGGTTTTGGTCCGGGCGGCGAACTGGAAGCCATGAACCATGCCGACACGTTACTGCGCACGGTGCTCGGGTTCATCGGCATCACGGACGTCACCGTGGTGGCTGCCGAGGGCGAAGAGTCCGCCGAGCGCAGCTTTGAAATCTCTGCCGTCGAGGCTGAGCAGCGCTTGTTGGCGCTGGCCGGGGAGTTCTAGGTGGCCTGGCTGTTTCTGCTGGTCGCCGCCGGGTTCGAAGTTACCTTCGCCATGGGCATGAAGTACGCCGAGGGCTTCACCCGGCTCTGGCCTTCGCTGATCACCGTGGTGGCCGCCGTGGGCGGGATCTACTTCCTGACCCTGGCCATGCGCGAGTTGCCGGTGAGTATCGCGTACCCGATCTGGACCGCCATCGGTTCGCTGGGTACGGTGTTTCTCGGTTTCGCGCTGCTGGGTGAAAGCCTGACCGTGATCAAGCTGGTCTCGGTCGGGCTGATCGTGGCGGGGGTGGTGGGGTTGAAGTAGGGCGGATGACATAGACTTGTCGCTGAGTTGTCATCTTCGCTGGCGATGCTTGGCGGATGTCTTGCATCCAGCCTTGCGTCACCGCCCGACCACAAGGATGTCCGCCCATGTCGCAAGGTTCTGCCCCGCGCTACCCGCTGGTGTTGGTCCCGGGAATGCTCGGGTTCATCCGCTTGGTGCTTTATCCGTACTGGTACGGGATCGTCGAGGCGTTGCGCCATGGCGGTGCGGTGGTGTTCGCCGTGCAGGTCTCGCCGCTCAATTCGAACGAAGTGCGTGGCGAGCAATTGCTAGTGCGAATCGACGAAATCCTGCGGGAAACCGGGGCCGCCAAGGTCAACCTGATCGGCCATAGCCAGGGCTCGCTGACCGCCCGTTATGCGGCGGCCAAGCGTCCTGACCTGATCGCTTCGGTGACCTCGGTGGCGGGGCCGAACCACGGTTCGGAGCTCGCCGATTACCTGCACGAGCATTATCCCCATGACAGTGTCCGTGGTCGTCTGCTGTGCTTTTTGCTGCGAATGGTCAGCACGCTGATGGGATGGCTGGATACCGGTTACCGCGGGCCGAAATTGCCGGTGGATATCCATGCGTCCCATCACTCCCTCACCCGCGCTGGCGTGGCGCTGTTCAACCAGCGTTATCCGCAGGGGCTGCCCGAGACCTGGGGCGGTCATGGGCCGGAGGAGGTCAACGGTGTGCGCTATTACTCCTGGTCCGGCACCTTGCAACCGGGCATTACCGATCGCGGGCGCAACCTGCTGGACGGCACCAATCGCAGTTGCCGGCTGTTCGCTAAAACCTTCGTCCGCGAAGCCGGGCATTGCGACGGCATGGTCGGGCGCTACAGCTCGCACCTGGGGACGGTGATCGGCGACGAATATCCGCTGGATCACTTTGATATCGTCAACCAGTCGCTGGGGCTGGTGGGCAAGGGGGCCGAGCCGATTCGGTTGTTTGTCGAGCATGCTGCACGGTTGAAGGCGGCGGGGCTTTAGATCGCCACAAAAAGCTAGGTGCGACCCAACACCGTCGTCCAGCGCTCGGAAACAATCACCCCACCCAGTGTCAACACCCCGCCCACCAGGTGATACAGCGCCAGTTGTTCATGCAGTACCACCGCCGCAATCAATGCGGTGATCAGCGGCAGCAAATTGAAAAACTGCGTGGTCCGGCTCGGCCCCAATCGCACCACGGCCTGCATCCACGCCAGCGGCGCGACCATCGAAGCCAGCAGGCAGGCGTACAGCACCAGCGGAATGTTCTGCAGGGTCGGGCCGACTTTCGGTGAGGCGATGAACAACGGAAACAGCACCACCACGGCCACCAGCACCTGCAGATACAGGAGCACCAGCGGCGGCAGTTTCAGCTGCCATTTTTTCAACAGAGTGCTGTAGACCGCGTAGGCCAGGGTGGCGATCAGCATCATCGCGTCGCCCAGATTGACCCCGTGTTCGAGCAATGCGCCAAGGCTGCCGGACGACACCACCACCAGGACACCGGCAAACGACAGCACCGCACCGGCCAGGGCACCCATGGTCAGGCGCTGCCCGAGGCTGATGATCGCCATGGCGAGCGACATCAGCGGCATCAGCGACAGGATGATGCCCATGTTGGTGGCCGAGGTCAGGCTCGCGGCGAAGTACGCCAGGCTTTGATAGACCGCCATGCCGAGAACACCAAGGACAAAGATCTTGCCCAGTTTCGGGCGGATCAGCGGCCAATGGGCGAGCACCGGTTTGAGCATGAAGGGCGTGAACAGCAATCCGGCCAGCAGCCAGCGGTAGAAACCGATCTCGGCGGGGAAGATCGCCCCGGCCGACATTTTGGTGATCACGGTGTTGCCGGCCCAGATAAAAATGGCCAGCAGGGGATAAGCGTATTGCATCGGGAAAAACCAGAACGTTAATGAAGGGCAATTATCCGCTTGTCTGGATGCAAGCCTATACTTCGATCCAGACAACCGGCCCCTGATGACGGACAGCATGATCAGTAAACACATCGACCTGCTGGATTTCAGCGAACTGCCGTCGGCGGTGTACTTCCGCTACGCCGATTTCGACGCCCACGAATACGCCGCGCCCCATCGACATCCCTGGGGGACGCTGGAATACGCCGCCCACGGCGTGCTGCACATGGACGTCGAGGGCAGCCGCTTCATGTCGCCACCGCAATACGCGGTATGGGTGCCGCCGCAGATCGAGCACAGTTTCTACAGCCGCCAACCGGTCAACTACCGCGCCGTGTGCCTGGCACCCAAGGTCTGCGCCGACCTGCCGCTGCGAGCCTGCACCCTGGCCATCAGCGACATCCTCAAGGCGATCCTCAAGGACTTCGCCGCCCGGGACGTGAAAATCCCCGAGCTGGCCGCCGACCAGCGTCTGGCCCAGGTATTGGTGGATCAACTGCAACAGGCCCCGGTGCACGAGTGCTACCTGCCCTATGCCAGCAGCCCCGGATTGCTTGGAATCCTCGAAGCGTTGCAGGCTGAGCCTGGGGATAACCGGCCCCTGTCGGAATGGGCCGCACGCATCCATGTCAGCGAGCGCACCCTGGCGCGGCAGTTCGTGCGGGAACTGGGCATGAGTTTCGGTGAGTGGCGCCAGCGCCTGCGTTTTCTGGCGGCGATCGAAGCGCTGGATAGCCCGCGCAGCATTCAGGAAATCGCCTTCGACATGGGCTACAGCACCGGCTCGGCGTTTATCGCGATGTTCCAGCGTCAGGCCGGATGTACGCCGGAGCAGTATCGCCGCAGCCATCTGGAGAACAGGAAGGTGTAACAGGGGTTGTCTACACTCCAGTACAAGGCTGCACCCCTCGGTGTGGCGACCAGGAGAAAACTCCATGAAGATGATGCATGTCCCTTTGTTGATGATCGGTTTGCTGCTGTGCTCCCAGGGCTTTGCCGCCAACACGGCCCAGCAAGAGAAGATGACCACCTGCAATGCCGACGCTACGGCTAAAAGCCTAAAGGGCGACGAGCGCAAAGCCTTCATGAGCACCTGCCTGAAGGCGACTCCGGCGGCAAACGATGCCGGTAAGGCCTTGACCCCACAGCAAGAGAAGATGAAGACATGTAACGCCGACGCCGCCACCAAAGCCCTCAAGGGTGACGAGCGCAAGGCGTTCATGAGCGAGTGCCTGAAGAAAAAATAAACCCGGTCAGGGATCTGTGGGGGCTGTGTTGGTCCATCGTCGGAGCGCCGCCCGGAGCAAGCTCGCTCCCACATTTGCCAGGTGTACCCGGTTCCACTGTGGGAGCGAGCCTGCTCGCGATGAGGCCAGTCGAGGCACTGCAAACATCCAGAGCCCCCACTAAGGTCGCCCCACACAATCCCTAGTGCTCGCACCGGATCGCTGGCAGACTGCCAATCCTTTTTACGCCGTTCGTTTTTGAGGCTGTATGCCAACGTTTTCTCAGCGTCAAGTCTTGCTGGTCATCAGCTGGGTCATCATTTTTGGTGGGCTGCTACTGGTCCTGCCGCTACGGTTGCTGCCAAGCCTGCTCGCCGGGTTGCTGGTGTTCGAACTGGTCAACATGCTTACCCCGCAACTGCAACGGCTGATCGAAGGCCGGCGCGCGCGCTGGCTGGCGGTGGCGTTGCTGGGGACTCTGATTGTCAGCGTGTTGTCGCTGATCTTTGCCGGTGCCTTCAGCTTCCTGTTGCACGAGGCGGAAAACCCGGGCGCGTCCCTCGACAAGTTCATGGGGGTGGTCGACCGCGCGCGCGGGCAATTGCCGCCGTTCATCGACGCCTATCTGCCGGCCAGTGCCGCTGAGTTTCGCGTGGCGATTGGTGAGTGGGTCAGCAAGCACCTCAGCGAGTTGCAACTGGTGGGCAAGGACGCGGCGCACATGTTCGTGACCTTGCTGATCGGGATGGTGCTGGGGGCGATCATTGCCTTGCAGCGCGTGCCGGATCTGACCAAGCGCAAACCGCTGGCCGCGGCGCTGTTCGAACGTCTGCACCTGCTGGTCCAGGCGTTTCGCAACATCGTGTTCGCCCAGATCAAGATCTCCCTGCTCAATACCTTCTTCACCGGGATTTTCCTGGCGGTGATCCTGCCGATGTTCGGTATCAAGCTGCCGCTGACCAAAACCCTGATCGTGCTGACGTTCCTGCTCGGCCTGTTGCCGGTGATCGGCAACCTGATGTCGAACACCCTGATCACCATCGTCGGTTTGTCGTTGTCGATCTGGGTCGCTGTGGCGGCGCTGGGTTACCTGATCTTTATCCACAAGCTCGAATACTTCCTCAACGCGCGCATCGTCGGCGGGCAGATCAGTGCCAAGTCGTGGGAGTTGCTGCTGGCGATGCTGGTGTTCGAGGCCGCGTTCGGCCTGCCGGGAGTGGTGGCG includes these proteins:
- a CDS encoding PsiF family protein; the encoded protein is MKMMHVPLLMIGLLLCSQGFAANTAQQEKMTTCNADATAKSLKGDERKAFMSTCLKATPAANDAGKALTPQQEKMKTCNADAATKALKGDERKAFMSECLKKK
- a CDS encoding DMT family transporter, with amino-acid sequence MQYAYPLLAIFIWAGNTVITKMSAGAIFPAEIGFYRWLLAGLLFTPFMLKPVLAHWPLIRPKLGKIFVLGVLGMAVYQSLAYFAASLTSATNMGIILSLMPLMSLAMAIISLGQRLTMGALAGAVLSFAGVLVVVSSGSLGALLEHGVNLGDAMMLIATLAYAVYSTLLKKWQLKLPPLVLLYLQVLVAVVVLFPLFIASPKVGPTLQNIPLVLYACLLASMVAPLAWMQAVVRLGPSRTTQFFNLLPLITALIAAVVLHEQLALYHLVGGVLTLGGVIVSERWTTVLGRT
- a CDS encoding helix-turn-helix transcriptional regulator, which produces MISKHIDLLDFSELPSAVYFRYADFDAHEYAAPHRHPWGTLEYAAHGVLHMDVEGSRFMSPPQYAVWVPPQIEHSFYSRQPVNYRAVCLAPKVCADLPLRACTLAISDILKAILKDFAARDVKIPELAADQRLAQVLVDQLQQAPVHECYLPYASSPGLLGILEALQAEPGDNRPLSEWAARIHVSERTLARQFVRELGMSFGEWRQRLRFLAAIEALDSPRSIQEIAFDMGYSTGSAFIAMFQRQAGCTPEQYRRSHLENRKV
- a CDS encoding multidrug efflux SMR transporter, producing MAWLFLLVAAGFEVTFAMGMKYAEGFTRLWPSLITVVAAVGGIYFLTLAMRELPVSIAYPIWTAIGSLGTVFLGFALLGESLTVIKLVSVGLIVAGVVGLK
- a CDS encoding LysR substrate-binding domain-containing protein; this encodes MECSMFASLPLTALRAFESASRLLSFKAAAEELSVTPTAVSHQIRSLESWLGVPLFERLPRQVRLTECGERLFQSLHGAFLEVAQSVDTLRPQRSGANLTVSTTAAFAALWLVPRLGRFYARHPNINVRLDTHCEVIDLHQDASVDLVLRYSLDDYPNLYGQCLFDESFGVYGSPEQVALASNRTPTLISVRWHNSKLYAHGWEAWCARSGETWLSGRPAVREYDEEHYALQAAIAGQGLVLASNILVSESVASGLLLPYRGEVQVDGAGYSALCVPGRERHPPVRAFFAWLREEALLSGHAVR
- a CDS encoding NAD(P)H-dependent oxidoreductase: MSRILAVHASPRGDRSHSRRLAEVFLSAWQARHPHSQLTRREVGRALIPPVNEAFVAAAFYPEPSARPLSMQADLAFSDELVGELLGHDVLLISTPMHNFSVPSGLKAWIDQIVRVGVTFDHSLDNGVAQYEPLVQGKKALIITSRGGFGFGPGGELEAMNHADTLLRTVLGFIGITDVTVVAAEGEESAERSFEISAVEAEQRLLALAGEF
- a CDS encoding triacylglycerol lipase gives rise to the protein MSQGSAPRYPLVLVPGMLGFIRLVLYPYWYGIVEALRHGGAVVFAVQVSPLNSNEVRGEQLLVRIDEILRETGAAKVNLIGHSQGSLTARYAAAKRPDLIASVTSVAGPNHGSELADYLHEHYPHDSVRGRLLCFLLRMVSTLMGWLDTGYRGPKLPVDIHASHHSLTRAGVALFNQRYPQGLPETWGGHGPEEVNGVRYYSWSGTLQPGITDRGRNLLDGTNRSCRLFAKTFVREAGHCDGMVGRYSSHLGTVIGDEYPLDHFDIVNQSLGLVGKGAEPIRLFVEHAARLKAAGL